CAAGCTCGACGGCGTCGGCGAGGTCACCGGCGTCGACGACCTGCCGTCCCTCCCCTTCACCACCAAGGCCGAGCTGCGCGACGCCTACCCGTACGGCACCCTCACCGTCCCCATCGGGGACTGCGCGCGGGTGCACGCCTCGTCGGGCACCTCGGGCAAGCCGACCATCGTCGCCTACACCGCTGCTGACCTGCGCCTGTTCGCCGAGGTCAACGCCCGCTGCATCGCCGCCGCGGGCGGCCGGCCCGACGACGTCTTCCACATCGCCTACGGGTACGGCCTGTTCACCGGTCGGCTCGGGCTGCACGGCGGGGCGGAGGCGCTCGGCGTCACGGTCGTCCCGGCCTCGGGCGGGAACACCGCCCTGCAGGCCCAGCTGCTGGCGGACCTCGGCGCCCGCGGGTTCTGCTGCACCCCCTCCTTCGCCCTGCGCCTCGGCGAGACGGCGATCGAGATGGGGCTGATGGACGACATCCGCGCCGAGTACGCCGTGCTCGGCGCAGAGCCCTGGTCGAACGAGATGCGCGACCGCATCGAGGCGCTGTGGGGCATCGACGCGGTCGACATCTACGGGCTGAGCGAGATCATCGGCCCCGGCGTGATGGTGGAGTCCGTCGAGGGGAAGGGCGCCCCGTTCATCTTCGACGACCACTTCCTGCCGGAGATCATCGACCCTGACGGCACCGACCCGGTCCCGCCCGGCGAGCCCGGTGAGCTGGTCATCACCACCCTCACCAAGGAGGCCCAGCCGATGATCCGCTACCGGACCGGCGACATCACCCGGCTGGTCGACGAGCCGTCACCCTGCGGGCGGACGTTCACGCGGCTCGATCGGATCTCCGGCAGGGCGGACGACATGCTCATCATCCGAGGCGTGAACGTCTTCCCCTCCGCCATCGAGTCGGTGCTGCTGGCCGAGGAGGCCCTCGCCGGCCACTACGCGATCGTCGTCGACCGCCGGCAGGTGATGGCCGACCTGACCGTGCACTGCGAGCTCGCGTCCGAGGACCACCTGACCGCGACCGACGTGATCCGGGACCGCCTGGAGCGGCGGCTCCACTCGACCCTGCGCATCCGTGTGGGGGTCGACCTCGGATCGCCGGGGACCGTGCCGCGGCCCGAGGGGGGCAAGGCCCAGCGGGTGTTCGAGCGGACCGGTGACGATCACCCGCTGGCGGGCGGCTGAGGTGGCGAGCTACGACGTCAACCCGGCGGGCGTCGAGAGGGCGCGGGACCTGATCGCGAACCGGCAGTACGTCCTCGACTCGGAGTGGGGCGACGCCCAGCCGGACGCCGCCAAGGAGAACACCTACCTCGAGCGCCACAGCTGGGAGGAGTACGCGGCCTGGCACCTGGGTTTGACCGCCGGCGCGACCGACGGGACGAAGGCCCGGTACGCCTTCGTCTTCGGGGACTTCCGCCGCCTCCACCGCTCCGGCCTGATCGCCTGCCGCTTCCGCGCCGCCCAGTGGCGCCACAAGGCCGTCGAGCTGGCCGCCCACGACCTGCTGCAGGAGCTCGACGACCTGAGCGGCTGACCCACACCGTCGTTGCACCGGCTCCGGGGGACCGCCATACTCCGCACCGCACGCACAGTGCGACCTATGCGCCACTGACCATCGACTCCGCTCCCGCGACCGCGGCCTCCACGGCCCGGCGGGTCCGCTCCCGTCCCCTCCGGAGCATCGATGTTCGCAGTGCACTCCCTCGTGGTGTCCTTCCGAGCCGCCGTCGTCCTCGACGACCTCGACCTGACCGTCGCCGACGGCCACCGCATCGTCCTGGTCGGCGAGAACGGCTCGGGGAAGTCGACCGTCCTCGGCGTCCTCGCCGGCACGATCACCCCGGACGCCGGGACGGTGACCCGTCCGCCGGGTCGCCTCGGCGTGCAGACCCAGGTCCCGCCCTGGCCCCCGGCGACGGCCGTCGCCGAGGCCGTCGCCGCGGCGACCGCCTGGGCCGAGCGGCTCACGTCCGCCGTCACCGACGCCGGGACCCGGCTCGCAGGACATCCCGACGACCCCGCCGCCCAGCAGGCGCTGTCCGATGCGATCGCCGCCGCGGACGCCGCGCAGGCGTGGGATGCGGCGGGACGGGCCGACGTGCTGGCGGCCGAGCTCGGCGTCGACGCCCTGGACCCGGACCGGGTGGTCGGCCACCTG
Above is a window of Euzebya sp. DNA encoding:
- a CDS encoding phenylacetate--CoA ligase family protein translates to MMFQPDLETMPVDERRRLQDRRLADLVRRLQRVDTAWWRAKLDGVGEVTGVDDLPSLPFTTKAELRDAYPYGTLTVPIGDCARVHASSGTSGKPTIVAYTAADLRLFAEVNARCIAAAGGRPDDVFHIAYGYGLFTGRLGLHGGAEALGVTVVPASGGNTALQAQLLADLGARGFCCTPSFALRLGETAIEMGLMDDIRAEYAVLGAEPWSNEMRDRIEALWGIDAVDIYGLSEIIGPGVMVESVEGKGAPFIFDDHFLPEIIDPDGTDPVPPGEPGELVITTLTKEAQPMIRYRTGDITRLVDEPSPCGRTFTRLDRISGRADDMLIIRGVNVFPSAIESVLLAEEALAGHYAIVVDRRQVMADLTVHCELASEDHLTATDVIRDRLERRLHSTLRIRVGVDLGSPGTVPRPEGGKAQRVFERTGDDHPLAGG